A segment of the Babesia microti strain RI chromosome II, complete genome genome:
ATTCTAGTATGGGCATTCTCCTGCCAAATACATCCGGGTAATATATGTTGTTTGAGTCTAGTAGATATAAGAAAGGATTGTATATGCCACAGATTAGCCTCCAAGTCTGTAAGTTCAAGATGGGATAAATTGTTCAcatttgcaataatttcatccaaAATAGTGTATGCTGGGGAAAAATGTCTCATGCGCAATAAACCTTCAGCAGACCAACTCAAATACTTAAAGTCAACAGTATCCAGTGCTTCATTTATACTGTGCCCTATTTTCTTAAGGAATTTGGTTCCTGGGTGGAATTTGAAATTGCCATATCCTTTCAAAATCAGTCCTAACGACTCGTAACGGTAGTAATCACTGCCAATATGACACCCGTCCATAGCATCAAACAATGCTTTAGCAACAGCTAAACTTGAGTATCCACTACGGCCTATGTAAATAACTAATGCAAATTGATATGTGATATGATGATATAGTCGAAAACGAACCTAAAGAATGGATAAAAAAAGGGATGCGGAACAATTCAATCTCTGCGGCACGCGCCACAATTGATTGCTCAAAATTAGATAAGACATGCTGGGCATTAGCATCATAAAATAGTGACAAATCATCAATAATCAGCTGCAAATCTCGCATTAGTAAGTGTGAATGCCTCGATCCTACTAAATCCGCTATTTCATAAATCCACTCTCTATATACAGCATCCTGGAATATGAACAATGATCTTAATAgtctaaattaacaataaattaccGGTGAACGTAAACGCCATTTGCATAAGAATTTCGATCAGGTAGGGAAAAAAAGCGGTGGAGTAAAGGTAATGCAGCTTCTTGACACCCGTGTCTATTAAGCCGAGTAAGAAAATAAGTTAAATCGATTAACTCATACGGTTCATAGTCAACAATATTTGATGCTATATCAGATAGcaaattatctatttgGCATTTGGGCGTATCGTGTGTTATGGATTGCACACGAAGTATAAGTTTAGTGGCTATGGTTTGTTTCATATGTCCAGGTTTGCCATATCCGCTCATGCAAGATTCTGAAAAGTGTTTTGTTGTGATTAATTGTGTGAAATGCGATAGAAAAGTGTTACTGCGTATTCTGCACTTTGCAACTGTGAATTTGTTGCAATTTTGCAACCATTTTTGAAAGATTCCCTCCATGTACCACGTAAATAGCTTTGAACAGTGTTAGAAAGCTACATTCGTGTATGATAGATTGTAATCGGTTAAATACATGGCTTTTATACTACATTGAAAAACTGTCTGATGAATACGTTACCCCCACCTACCACTCTGATCACGGATATCATGATCGGTGTTGGTAGATCATCTTTCgttaacaaaatttttttctaCAAAACTTTGAAGCAAAAATTGAGAAATTTTACCACTAATAGTAGTGAGTTAAAGCAAGGTGCTTACGGATTCAAAACGGGAATTCTGTGTATAAGCCTATTAACTTATCCCTTCTGGTCCAACGGATTACAGGAGGCATATTGGTCGTTCAAATATggaaaattaaacaaaaagGAGATTCTATCAGACCGATTCCAATGGCTACACGAATGTATGATTGTAAGTCTATAACATGATACAGAGAGATGAAATTGAGCAGTTGGCTGTGACAAGTGAACCCAAAAGTTAACATTATTCGaagtaaattttataaatttaagcTTTTTAAAAGGCCAAGACTTCTAAAAATCTCCTTCCATGGCAACTCTTGGAGTGTGGCAACTGAAGAAGATTAGACTTAGGTACAGTGAAACTGGGTATAGTAGCACTGGGATTAGATACTACATGAGACATCTGTTACGAGACTTTACTCTACAAAACCcacaaattgaaattacTAGAGTTCATGAGCAATTTGAAAATCCCCAAGCTACTTTCGTGTAATTAACTATTTCATATAGTTACTTGAATGGTTCAGTATACGATGTAAGCTTGAAAGATCTCAAACCATCCCAAATTGACCAAATACTTCAGCTGCATAGAAATTCAGTTGGAGGAATGGAGTATTTAAAGCACGGAGGGCCAAAGGTTTGGACTATTCAGCGTTCAATACAGGTATAGTATGTTGATTGTTAAGTTACCACTTAACACAACACGTTGTTCTATATCATGACGGACTAATTTAGGGATTGTGGCAGCCGTGTGTCAGTAATCAACTACAAAACTCTGCATGGTTTAGGAgtaaaaatgacaaaaGGAAACACCTGCCAAAGTACTCAAAAAGATCCCTGGATTTGGCTTGTGAGGTAATAAAGGGGCATGGTCGTTGGGGGGATGAAAACTTGTTTCCAAAGGGATGGGATCAACAATATCTAAAAAACATATTTTCTCACCCCTTTGTCAACGATTCATTGGCCGCtaattattcaataaaCAATGGTGACAATGAtactaataaaaatagcgattaaatataacaagtGTGACTTTTGTTTGTATAAATAGACACCCGGTAATTTTTCCAAATCGTTGTGattaatcaacaattagacaattaaaaaattcatgAGTGTACTATGCGATTTATCAATCTTTCTATATTCATTCTGGATTTGTTATCCATGCTGTGTTTAATATTGTTGTATCTATCTTTTAGCGTATTGTATACGTTTTGTGGACAAATACCCAAGGTTACATACATACTTAGGATTGGTGATAAATCccaaaaaatgaattcaCCGGCCcgtttaataatttcatctgCCAATTTTGGATTACTGGCCGATTGTGTATCGTAGGTTTTCTCAAAACTTTTACAAAGTGCTGATATAGCACGAGTGCTTAATTGATTTAAGTTACAAAGGACGACCTTCTTGCACTCACTGCTTATCCTAGTCCTGGAgtatgaaaaattgtgaGAGTTGCCAATAGCTGTGAGTATTCTAGCACAAATTTCTGGTGTGACATCTGGTCTAAATTAATCAGTTGCTAATTACTGGTTTCTAATGCAATTATCCAATTCCTGCCAGAAAGAATTTTTTGACCCCTTTATTGTGGCAGTAGATAGTACTAGGTTGGCGAGTTTGGCACCAGTAAATAGTCCTGATTTCAGCTGGTTTACTAGCGCGTCAAATAAATCATCCAGGGCTAATGGCTGTAAGTTAAGGCGTAGCATTGATATTCCTGAGTTAACGGTTAATTTGTAACTTATTATGCATtaaaaaaacaaatatatatatatatatgaataCATACCACGTGTGACAATTGACATATCATTGTCGTCGAACGAGGGGATGAACCTCGCAATTTGGTCCTCAAAAAACTTTTTAGTAGAGGGTAACGGATATGTAACTGGCTCATTTTCGTTTTTATCAAGTGAAATAATCGTTTCATCCGTCATTCCCAGTTTTTTGAGTGttgttacatatatttgCCTATCAATTGGCATTATTGTATCTAATGGGAAACATTGCCTAGTAAATGACAttatcaatgatattagatcagataaatttattgattgaTAGTGAGATATGTGCTCAAGTTGCTTGCCtagtatattaaaatattgatgAGATTTGATCCCGCCTACAGATAAAGTAGTTGCTATTGATTTTATGTGTCGTATATCCATTTCagttacaaattttattgagTGTTGGCACATTTTTTGGTAGAAATTCATGTTAAAGCCCCTACTCTGTGAGTTGGAATGGATAAAAAACAGAATATCAAGTAAGTTAAAGGAGTCTGAAATGTCTAATGCCCTTTGGTAAACCTGTAGATTGTCAATTTgcaatgatgataatgcACGGACTAAATAACCAATTTCATACTAGTTAGGGCCAAATCTGTTGGCTCTAGGATGTTTATCCAAGGTTTAATTTGCTCAACTAGATGTGGTACAACGgcgaattttttaatcaatGAATTGTTAGTGTCCAACTACATTACACTGGTAAAgtaatgtattaattgataatacaACATTAAATAGTGTTTAGATTGAATAGTTAGAGTAACTACCTTTGAGAAGGAATAAAGCAGCCCTGCCATTTCCTTTCCATCCATATCAAACATTGTTTGCACAGATTCAGTGGCGAATTTGTTCCACCATTCTATGGATTTAAGTCCTACGTGCTGGTACCCATGTGCAATAAGGCAAACTTCACTGGGTCGAAAATATGGGACAAAAGGCAATAATTCATCTCTATGAGATAGTATAACCGATGGACTAGATATATTCATCAGTTATTACCTCTCAGTTCTGAGTGACAGAGCGAAATCCCTAAGTGCGCTTCCAAGATTGTCAAAAGTGATAGGTTCCCTGCCTAGAATTTTCAAGAAAACCTTAACACGAACACCTCCGCAAACATtcataaacatatttatattaattactaaattttttaactgTTGAGGTCATCCTGGTATGTGTTGGCACCATACCAGTGTCTTGGGTATAACCTATGACCTGTTTCTCTGTTTAAATTATTCTTATTAGTGCTTAATTCtgttaatatattgtttttattaGTTATGCGAGTagaattttatataaatagtgatatttttacgttaaaatacaattattgcTGTGActgttaataattgttatcaaaatttttgtacaCTGCAAATGGATCCTTACGACAATGTTGTTGGTGGTAGACTAAAGCTCAGGAAGAAGGTTAAAAAGGTATGCAAATCTGAACTCCAAAATGACAGTGGTACAACATTGCAACGGACCACTGGTTCTGGAAGAATTGTATCTTCTGGCAATACTGTACAAGGGTAAgtgatttttaaaaatagcTTTGAAACTAAATTTATGGATGAAGCACAGAGTGGcgattttataataatcagACATCCACAAACGCATGTAGAAGAggaacaaaaaattatatacataatgaGCCAAAGGTCATTGAATATCGCAAATCCCTTTTCCAGTGATCTAATAACGACaaccaatttttatataggtAATCATACATtcattgtattattattttttgtagAATGCTTCAATTACCACCCATATATCCAATGTTATTTTAGACTAATcaattacacaatttatTGGTGTACTATTATtggatgatattattaaaatattaattacctCTGGTTAAATATGCATAACTAATGatctatattaatttatttatacatagataaattaatataatcaaCGGTTTAACATAGGTAAGCCAGTGACTACTACTCCCGGAGAACAGGTGTTCGGTAAATCTAAAGTAAAGATGCGACAAAAGGCGGGGATTTGGAGTTATAAAACAATAACGAAGGAAGTTACCAGGCCATTAACAGCGGAAGAAAGGTTGGATGAGAGGACCAAGCTAGGGAGAGATAAGTATTGTTGGTGATGGGAAGTATAATGCgttaattattgatttcTATTTATGACAGTAAACTGCGTATTCACggttattaattatagattagatacaaattatgaattatttcGGCTTGGATAGCTAGCGCTATTAAATGTTTCAGCAGCCATCCCAATCAGTATTCATTAGTTATTTTAGTGtgtaatttaattacataattgtcacaaattatatacaaattatctgGGAGAATAATTAAAAAGGAACTGGTATTTAAACTACTGTATATAAACAAGTAGATTTGTGGTAAATAAAACATTAACGGTAAAATCCAAAGGCAAcgaaaaatatatcattagaCATAGGTGATTActtgaattaattaataaaactGATCTTTAATAATACACGACTCATAAAACatctattaatttttagataTGAACACAGCAGCTGGTAAGCAATGTTATGTGATCATATAGTATATGAactttaattaatataaaaattttaaatggCAGCAACAAATgtcataaattatttaccttgtgtaaataatttgtggcCAAACATGAAaacaatgatattatatatcaatatagATTGAGAAGAAAACAAGTGAGAAAATATTCACATGTTAAACAGATTAGTACAAATAAATGCGTTAAATAGTTTTAGAACAGTAAGACTATTCAATCGTGCAGAAATCACacaaatcaaataaacatattagTGAGCACCGCTGTAAATATGATAAGGGATCTCACAATTGAACAATTGGTCACCGACAAAAATGTCAAAGATTCAACACAACAGagcaatttatttaatatacatcGTGTGGCTTATGTAATTTGTTGCATTGCGATAGCTGCATTGGTTGGTAGGACGTTGGTGGGATGGCCCAGCATAGCCAAGATGCTTCTGAAGTCGGGCGCATATCAATGGTTATGCACGGCAAATGAATTGGCACAGCACTCTGGAAATAAGATAGTCGATAAAATGGTTGAGAATGCTGGTAAAATCGAAGGATGTAAATGTTTGGCCCAGGACATTGCTGTGCAATCGCTATTTGCCACAGGGATGATTGCTATGATGGCGGCATCCGGATTTGCCGGGATTCTCATTCACTATGGCGGGGCAAGGATTTCATTCATAATTGGTACGATGTTGTTAATGACGGGCTGGCTATTTTTAGGTTACTCGAATGTCGACTTTAGGGCACATGAGGTAGGAATCATACTTATTGCGCTGGGAATGGATCCAGTGCTCTTTTCATTGTTATCTTCGGGCAATCTATTTCCAGGCAGTGAAATGCTAATAACAGCACTGCTGGCCTCAGCTACATCTGTAAGTATGATCATTACGACATTATTGGATTACGCCATCCATTATACTGGGATAAATTTCCCCACTGctttaacaatatatgtaatagGTACTCATTCGTTGATGATGGCATTTGGTATACTATTTGTACCGCCCAGGCGATTTTACCGCCAgaatgaaattgatgagGCACTCAAACGTGTTGGAGAGTTTAGTAAATTGGATTTGCATTTTAACGTGGAAAGGGGGCTCAAATCACCATCATTTTCAGAAGTAGGATTGCAAGACAAACTTTCCGTATCTGAAACAGCAGAACACATAGAACCAGTGTCAATTACAGATTATAGCGAGACCAAGCCAGAAATCTCTAATAATGGTGCGGCAAAAATGCCAACAATACCAATTTTCATGACATTTCTGATTCTAGTGCACTTTGTGTTGGTAATTGCCGAGGGTACGTTTATCATGATCACAATGAGAACGCTCTTAGGCCAGTCTGCCACCAATATTTTGTCATTTACGTTGCCATTGTCGTTTATCCCATGTATAATTTTGGGTAAGGTGGCAGATAAGTTTGACGTTATATACGTGCTTTGGTATGAGGTAATTTGCATAATATTGACATTAATTGTATCAGTGTTGCCCCTGCCGCACGTGGATATTGTGGCGGCTGTGTTATTTGCGCTGTCTAATGCATGTCTTTCTGGTCAATTTTGGTTTTTGATTGTCGACATTTACGAACCAAAAATACAGATGCTTATGTTGGGCATTTTAAGTTTCATTTCTGGTGCAGGTGCCCTTATTTCTCGAACCATATACGCATACGTTGGGCGATCTGTGGAATCCATAAAGATAGGAATGTACGCGTTTCTGGGTATATCCATCTCACAAGTTATTATCGTATACCTCATCTCTCTGAGGAAGACCCAAGGTCTATCTTTCAAATGACATGCAGGGTATgtgtataatatttaatgtacGGTGTTGTGCGTGTTTAAAGTAATATATCAAGTTTTTATGGCCAATAACGGACAACGGACTCATGTCcaaaatatatagtatTAATACTCTATATTTTGGAATGGCAATATGTCATGAGTGAATTATCACAGTTATGTCAAGTGATTGTGGGTTGATTTTTTTGGCGAAAATATCGTGTCATTAGTTGTTAGAGGTTATAGGCTAATCTGGCATATATAAACTTTTATGTAGAGAGAGTGTCGTTCTAGAGCAGACAAGGTAGAGCATAAAAGTCGTTGATCCAATGGCTGATATGGTGACTTTTGTCACATGTGgatgacaaatttgtatagtGGTTAATAAATGGAATGGATTTGATTTTCGAGGATTAATTGCAGTAATAAACTAATTTACATGATATAGTGGCTCCAGACGTAAGTGAGTTAGAGTAGTGTAGGGTGATGCTGAGTAACATCGCCAGGCTTATTTAGCAGTGTAATATTGTGAATGGAAGAGTTGTTAATAAGCATAGTGCAAGATGAAATTGTGCATAAGTTAAAACTCAGCAATACGCTGCTAATTATAGCCTCCACAGGTAGTGGAAAATCAACACTTTTGCCCGGAATTCTGGTGTCAAATGGATACACTGATAATGGCATCGTCGGTATATCACAACCGAGACGAGTTGCAGCAATTTCTCTGGCCAAAAGAGTGTCTTCGCTCctaaattgtaaaattggCGGATTTGTAGGGGTTTCAGTGAGATTCCACAACAACACAACAGCACAAACCAGAGTGCTGTTTGCCACTGATGGAATTTTGGTACGTGAAGCACTAATTGATCCCATTTTTAGTAGGTTTAGTGTGATAATTGTTGATGAAGCTCACGAAAGATCGCTAAGGAGTGATGTCTTATTTGGGCTACTAGTCATTGCACAGCGTAGGAGACCTGAGCTAAAGGTCGTTATTATGTCTGCAACATTGGagtatgaaaattttgtcaaGTTTTTTAAGGATGTTCAACTTGTCAAGGTGGAGGGTAGGCAGCATCCCATTGAAATTCACCATATAAGATCGGAATGCGAGGATTACTTAGAGGCTGCGGTATTTGCTACTCTAATGATAAATTCTAGATCCGAACCTGGTGATATTTTAGTATTTTTACCGGGACAAGAAGAAATAGAGTCTTTTTGTGGCATTTTAAATTCTAAGCTCAAGAAAATTGAGCAGGAAGCCAAGGGTAAAACGCCTAAATCTGTTCTACTGAGAATTGGTAAAAGGACTTGTAATTACTCGCAATGGATGCAAATGGTTATTTTGCCCTTGTACGCAGCACTACCTCTGGCCCAGCAGGAACTTGTGTTTGTAAAGGCTCATAATATGAGAAAGGTATGTGTTTCACCAAAAATTCACGATACAATCTTATATTTCTCAACATAATTATCTGTATCATCTAAATGCTACTATAATTGACTGATAAATTAGGTAATTGCTGCCACCAACATCGCTGAAACATCACTCACAATTCCAGGTGTTAGATTTGTTGTGGACTCTGGTCTTGAGAAACAAAAATCTTTCTCGGCGAAGAGAGGTATTGAAGTTCTAGCCCTTAAAATCATATCAAAGGCTTCAGCTAGACAACGAGCAGGTCGAGCTGGTAGGGAGTCTAAAGGTATGAAGCTATTGATCCAGGATTTGTCTATCGAATTTATACTAAGGACTCCTTTGACAAGATGCCTGAATTTACCACGCCTGAAATCTTACGCACTAATGTTACTCAGCCCTTCTTAGAGCTAGCCGCTATGGGCATAAAAGGCATTTCAGAGTTCCCTATGATAGATTCTCCCAGTCAAGAATCCTTTTTGGTTGCAATTGCCACGCTGTGTAGGCTAGGTGCATTGGATAGAGCTGGCAGTATTACTGAAATGGGTAAACTGATTGTCAAAATACCCACCAGTCCAATTTATGCCAAATTGCTTATAATTTCAAgacatttaaattgttttgatGAGATCCTAACTATGGTATCAATGCTTTCAGTAGATGTGCCCTGGATAACCAATTTTTCTGGCAGTAGTAATAAAGGTTTTAAGAATGCCAAAATGCGCATTTCAAACACAAGTAGTGACCATTTGACCCTCATAAATCTATATAATCTGTACAAAAAGGTAagacatttttatattatagtaaGAATGCCAATTTCATTGTTTAGtgcaatttaaaaatatgttgtgAGATTGTCTAATTTAGTCCAAAAACCCAGAAAGCTTCTGTGCCGCTTTTGGTATAAAACACAATGTAATGAAGTATGCAGAGCAAATTAGAATC
Coding sequences within it:
- a CDS encoding conserved Plasmodium protein, unknown function (overlaps_old_locusTagID:BBM_II04010;~overlaps_old_locusTagID:BBM_II04015); the protein is MEGIFQKWLQNCNKFTVAKCRIRSNTFLSHFTQLITTKHFSESCMSGYGKPGHMKQTIATKLILRVQSITHDTPKCQIDNLLSDIASNIVDYEPYELIDLTYFLTRLNRHGCQEAALPLLHRFFSLPDRNSYANGVYVHRLLRSLFIFQDAVYREWIYEIADLVGSRHSHLLMRDLQLIIDDLSLFYDANAQHVLSNFEQSIVARAAEIELFRIPFFIHSLGRSGYSSLAVAKALFDAMDGCHIGSDYYRYESLGLILKGYGNFKFHPGTKFLKKIGHSINEALDTVDFKYLSWSAEGLLRMRHFSPAYTILDEIIANVNNLSHLELTDLEANLWHIQSFLISTRLKQHILPGCIWQENAHTRIDGSLIEVEIDYSDENMVKLYEYYQKIMQIIKDKLTEHIYECTPPYRASQFELLTRILDFCPYPRDFRINLPLSKYDMTYPILNDNVTGEPVEIFTVYHFNTGTVELLASNKLTDLNPNTNIIPDLSPLPLQLKTYLHALVFRTPALAPRGLRLFLHGLVRIRFEERESSVIDKELIPELKSQYHTRPLSKALIREFRRKLISFNPDDLIVSIFCAGQLKLFVLDLQLLNEIEKHIEWLATEKRLNDQQFRFAKMAIRYAQQHI
- a CDS encoding conserved Plasmodium protein, unknown function (overlaps_old_locusTagID:BBM_II04015): MNTLPPPTTLITDIMIGVGRSSFVNKIFFYKTLKQKLRNFTTNSSELKQGAYGFKTGILCISLLTYPFWSNGLQEAYWSFKYGKLNKKEILSDRFQWLHECMIRDEIEQLAVTSEPKS
- a CDS encoding ribosomal protein L43, mitochondrial, putative (overlaps_old_locusTagID:BBM_II04020), with translation MATLGVWQLKKIRLRYSETGYSSTGIRYYMRHLLRDFTLQNPQIEITRVHEQFENPQATFVYLNGSVYDVSLKDLKPSQIDQILQLHRNSVGGMEYLKHGGPKVWTIQRSIQGLWQPCVSNQLQNSAWFRSKNDKRKHLPKYSKRSLDLACEVIKGHGRWGDENLFPKGWDQQYLKNIFSHPFVNDSLAANYSINNGDNDTNKNSD
- a CDS encoding conserved Plasmodium protein, unknown function (overlaps_old_locusTagID:BBM_II04025), yielding MFMNVCGGVRVKVFLKILGREPITFDNLGSALRDFALSLRTESPSVILSHRDELLPFVPYFRPSEVCLIAHGYQHVGLKSIEWWNKFATESVQTMFDMDGKEMAGLLYSFSKLDTNNSLIKKFAVVPHLVEQIKPWINILEPTDLALTIRALSSLQIDNLQVYQRALDISDSFNLLDILFFIHSNSQSRGFNMNFYQKMCQHSIKFVTEMDIRHIKSIATTLSVGGIKSHQYFNILGKQLEHISHYQSINLSDLISLIMSFTRQCFPLDTIMPIDRQIYVTTLKKLGMTDETIISLDKNENEPVTYPLPSTKKFFEDQIARFIPSFDDNDMSIVTRGISMLRLNLQPLALDDLFDALVNQLKSGLFTGAKLANLVLSTATIKGSKNSFWQELDNCIRNQPDVTPEICARILTAIGNSHNFSYSRTRISSECKKVVLCNLNQLSTRAISALCKSFEKTYDTQSASNPKLADEIIKRAGEFIFWDLSPILSMYVTLGICPQNVYNTLKDRYNNIKHSMDNKSRMNIERLINRIVHS
- a CDS encoding conserved Plasmodium protein, unknown function (overlaps_old_locusTagID:BBM_II04030), which gives rise to MDPYDNVVGGRLKLRKKVKKVCKSELQNDSGTTLQRTTGSGRIVSSGNTVQGFETKFMDEAQSGDFIIIRHPQTHVEEEQKIIYIMSQRSLNIANPFSSDLITTTNFYIGKPVTTTPGEQVFGKSKVKMRQKAGIWSYKTITKEVTRPLTAEERLDERTKLGRDKYCW
- a CDS encoding transporter, putative (overlaps_old_locusTagID:BBM_II04035) yields the protein MIRDLTIEQLVTDKNVKDSTQQSNLFNIHRVAYVICCIAIAALVGRTLVGWPSIAKMLLKSGAYQWLCTANELAQHSGNKIVDKMVENAGKIEGCKCLAQDIAVQSLFATGMIAMMAASGFAGILIHYGGARISFIIGTMLLMTGWLFLGYSNVDFRAHEVGIILIALGMDPVLFSLLSSGNLFPGSEMLITALLASATSVSMIITTLLDYAIHYTGINFPTALTIYVIGTHSLMMAFGILFVPPRRFYRQNEIDEALKRVGEFSKLDLHFNVERGLKSPSFSEVGLQDKLSVSETAEHIEPVSITDYSETKPEISNNGAAKMPTIPIFMTFLILVHFVLVIAEGTFIMITMRTLLGQSATNILSFTLPLSFIPCIILGKVADKFDVIYVLWYEVICIILTLIVSVLPLPHVDIVAAVLFALSNACLSGQFWFLIVDIYEPKIQMLMLGILSFISGAGALISRTIYAYVGRSVESIKIGMYAFLGISISQVIIVYLISLRKTQGLSFK
- a CDS encoding ATP-dependent RNA helicase dhx8 (overlaps_old_locusTagID:BBM_II04040), giving the protein MEELLISIVQDEIVHKLKLSNTLLIIASTGSGKSTLLPGILVSNGYTDNGIVGISQPRRVAAISLAKRVSSLLNCKIGGFVGVSVRFHNNTTAQTRVLFATDGILVREALIDPIFSRFSVIIVDEAHERSLRSDVLFGLLVIAQRRRPELKVVIMSATLEYENFVKFFKDVQLVKVEGRQHPIEIHHIRSECEDYLEAAVFATLMINSRSEPGDILVFLPGQEEIESFCGILNSKLKKIEQEAKGKTPKSVLLRIGKRTCNYSQWMQMVILPLYAALPLAQQELVFVKAHNMRKVIAATNIAETSLTIPGVRFVVDSGLEKQKSFSAKRGIEVLALKIISKASARQRAGRAGRESKGFVYRIYTKDSFDKMPEFTTPEILRTNVTQPFLELAAMGIKGISEFPMIDSPSQESFLVAIATLCRLGALDRAGSITEMGKLIVKIPTSPIYAKLLIISRHLNCFDEILTMVSMLSVDVPWITNFSGSSNKGFKNAKMRISNTSSDHLTLINLYNLYKKSKNPESFCAAFGIKHNVMKYAEQIRIQLESIVDTLSIDATKINMKLQPPEFEDPNDYVLWTLAQGSWIKTAILDPDKLHYRTILEKQKVKIHLSSVINRTKLPNYIVYDECVSTSTTYVRIVSSLDKFDIRKPEK